A single region of the Zygotorulaspora mrakii chromosome 4, complete sequence genome encodes:
- the MUS81 gene encoding Mus81p (similar to Saccharomyces cerevisiae MUS81 (YDR386W); ancestral locus Anc_5.468): MSLPSNLKNLYAEWLQELIVELNPRQEQLNLTYEKARRHLLETEGIIFYPKDLKKIKGIGETIMKRLEKKLMQHCQEIGAEFPQPRPAVESSSLGKRTTTILRSKSFNGGFDEPEEQQLPKKKKVSYIPRKRSGGYGILLALLEHRAILKGISRDDVIKTAQKYCDSSMDPNFMTKELRGAWSAIHSLKKHDLVLEGGRPRKYSLTEAGVTMATTLKSAADITFPFENQTSAGHQCESETSCADITADFCALFESDSNKRREALLDNESTSLMDMTFHNSIVAESKEEDIPRNDDTMTTSSPKLTSNRHKTVNRDHILKRKFNGVSYELWLQGSYEVYPIIDHREIKSHGNRDFFSIALETKGIKCGMRQLALGDILWVAKHKKSGSECIINTIIERKRLDDLAFSIRDNRFMEQKSRLDKSGCRNKYYLIEETMSKALEGMNEALKTALWLILVYYRFSMIRTSNSDETVDRLHALHTVIVKEYSKKKLIVIYPTSLRNQDDYLKVLEQFRDEFEKFPDIECCHSFQCFQEILGKGELSTIRELTIQILMYVKGVSIEKAVAIQTLFPTLNHLLVAYRNCRTDEEAKLLMFHKLGEAPGAKKITKSLSEKLAGVFGSFTS; the protein is encoded by the coding sequence ATGTCATTACCTTCgaatttgaagaacttATATGCGGAATGGCTACAGGAGTTGATAGTTGAATTAAACCCCCGTCAGGAGCAGCTAAACTTGACCTATGAAAAGGCCAGAAGGCACCTCTTGGAAACTGAAGGGATCATCTTCTATCCCAAGGATCTTAAGAAGATAAAAGGGATAGGCGAAACTATCATGAAAAGGCTTGAGAAAAAGCTTATGCAGCATTGTCAAGAGATTGGAGCCGAGTTTCCACAACCAAGGCCTGCTGTGGAGTCAAGCAGTTTAGGTAAAAGAACAACTACAATCCTACGATCTAAGAGTTTTAATGGAGGCTTTGATGAACCAGAGGAGCAGCAGTTacccaaaaaaaaaaaggtaagCTACATCCCAAGGAAAAGATCCGGTGGTTACGGTATTCTTCTTGCTCTTTTGGAACATCGTGCAATACTGAAGGGTATTAGCCGAGACGATGTGATCAAAACAGCTCAGAAATATTGTGACAGCAGTATGGATCCAAATTTTATGACAAAAGAGTTACGCGGTGCATGGTCGGCAATTcattcattaaaaaaacatgaTCTAGTTCTAGAAGGTGGCAGGCCAAGAAAGTACTCTCTAACTGAAGCGGGCGTAACGATGGCGACTACGCTTAAATCAGCTGCCGACATaacttttccatttgaGAATCAAACATCTGCGGGTCATCAATGTGAAAGTGAAACTAGTTGTGCTGACATAACCGCTGACTTCTGTGCTTTGTTTGAGTCAGATAGCAATAAACGACGGGAAGCACTACTTGACAATGAAAGCACATCATTGATGGACATGACATTTCATAATTCTATTGTAGCagaatcaaaagaagaggatATTCCACGAAATGATGATACAATGACCACATCTTCACCAAAGCTGACTTCAAATCGGCATAAAACTGTCAACCGGGACcacattttgaaaagaaaatttaaCGGAGTGAGTTATGAACTGTGGTTGCAAGGTAGTTATGAAGTTTACCCCATTATTGACCATCGTGAAATAAAATCCCATGGAAACCGtgatttcttttcaattgcattGGAGACGAAAGGAATAAAATGTGGCATGCGGCAACTCGCATTAGGAGATATTCTTTGGGTTGctaaacataaaaaaagtGGGAGTGAGTGCATTATCAATACAATTATTgagagaaaaagattgGATGATCTTGCTTTTAGTATCCGTGATAATCGATTTATGGAACAGAAAAGTCGGTTGGATAAGTCAGGTTGCAGGAATAAATACTACCTaattgaagaaacaatGTCTAAGGCGCTGGAAGGCATGAACGAAGCATTAAAAACGGCACTCTGGTTGATACTTGTCTACTATAGATTCTCAATGATAAGGACATCGAACTCTGATGAAACTGTTGATAGATTACATGCCCTTCATACTGTTATCGTTAAAGAatattccaaaaaaaaactgataGTTATATACCCCACCAGTTTGAGGAATCAAGATGATTACCTTAAGGTTCTTGAACAGTTCCGAGAcgagtttgaaaaatttccagATATTGAGTGCTGCCATAGTTTCCAGTgctttcaagaaattttgggtAAAGGGGAACTGAGCACCATACGAGAGCTAACTATCCAAATATTAATGTACGTGAAAGGCGTTTCTATAGAAAAAGCAGTTGCTATACAGACGTTATTCCCCACGCTGAATCATCTCCTGGTGGCTTATCGCAATTGCCGtactgatgaagaagctAAATTGCTAATGTTTCACAAATTAGGAGAAGCCCCTggtgcaaaaaaaataaccaAGAGTCTATCAGAAAAGTTGGCCGGGGTATTTGGATCATTTACGTCATAA
- the VPS17 gene encoding retromer subunit VPS17 (similar to Saccharomyces cerevisiae VPS17 (YOR132W); ancestral locus Anc_5.466), translating to MTSVVAYDPNEDDDDMIDNNPFARSILENQPSIGETPPQEENESEERRENSHNEAEQEQQVLRDASLDPNDDNQQEEEESFRILPERRPSKYTLLVKIKGMERIGSTSNKKENPTLIMDVQTNLPTFRKQNHKNIRKTPDEFQQLFKYLNGAIQESFIPSVPRSFTNYGINSNEDYEKTIKNFQEWFNRICEDPLILRNEEVAFFIESDFNTYSPINKSKLPATGLKRKTLKQLAPPYDETVELAEFRPLVKSIYWRCQDIDSKLSKVSRSKKILSQEENSFGQGFVNMDDQGQSHLYKKFGKILIAVGDIDSVIATLDIATLHDALEWIVKDSYVVKEALTNRHLIMRELMQAQQILRTRQDQARKLRAKRDINPLKVDEALRHLKTSTMDEQLLTNKLKRVTMNMLIERQTWLEWYENKMSNSIKEYALRKIEYERKKLTLLERIRSDVRRADTNGGLSRLGREGRVSGNDAMTTDIISQSVDGDDWTGEARRRSTSQMDKLAHTEFDKALTIEAGAATFSETQSSSPFDTNETARASESTSLDARSAATMLGLPTF from the coding sequence ATGACTTCAGTTGTAGCTTACGATCctaatgaagatgatgacgataTGATAGATAACAATCCGTTTGCGAGGTCGATACTCGAGAACCAGCCGTCAATAGGGGAGACGCCGCCACAGGAAGAAAACGAGAGTGAAGAACGGAGAGAAAACAGTCACAATGAAGCTGAACAGGAACAACAGGTCCTAAGAGATGCCAGCTTGGATCCCAATGACGACAATCAACAGGAGGAAGAGGAGAGCTTCAGAATCCTCCCTGAGCGTAGACCCTCCAAATACACATTGCTGGTGAAGATTAAGGGAATGGAACGAATCGGATCGACCAGCAACAAGAAGGAAAACCCAACACTGATCATGGATGTACAAACCAATTTGCCAACATTTAGAAAGCAGAATCATAAGAATATACGCAAGACGCCTGACGAATTTCAGcagcttttcaaatatctcaatGGAGCTATTCAAGAATCTTTTATTCCGTCAGTTCCACGATCTTTCACCAATTACGGTATAAACAGTAATGAAGATTACGAAAAAACGATTAAAAACTTTCAGGAATGGTTTAATAGAATTTGTGAGGACCCGTTGATTTTAAGAAACGAGGAAgttgcatttttcattgaaagtGATTTTAACACCTACTCGCCAATaaataaatcaaaattgCCCGCAACTGggttgaaaaggaaaactCTGAAACAGCTAGCACCTCCATACGATGAAACGGTTGAATTGGCAGAATTTAGGCCGTTGGTTAAATCTATTTACTGGCGTTGCCAGGatattgattcaaaattgtcaaaAGTAAGTagaagcaaaaaaatactgtcacaagaagaaaactcCTTCGGTCAAGGCTTTGTCAATATGGATGACCAGGGTCAAAGTCATTtgtataaaaaatttggcaaaATTCTAATTGCTGTTGGTGACATAGATAGTGTTATTGCAACACTGGATATCGCCACGTTACACGATGCTCTCGAATGGATCGTGAAGGATTCATATGTTGTCAAAGAGGCGTTGACCAACCGGCATTTGATCATGAGAGAGCTAATGCAAGCAcaacaaattttgagaaCTAGACAAGACCAAGCAAGAAAACTGAGAGCCAAGAGGGACATCAATCCTTTGAAAGTTGATGAAGCACTTCGTCATCtgaaaacttcaacaatGGATGAACAGCTTTTGACCAAtaagttgaaaagagtcACAATGAACATGCTTATAGAACGTCAAACATGGTTAGAATGGTACGAAAACAAAATGTCCAATTCCATCAAAGAATATGCACTGCGCAAGATAGAATATGAGCGCAAAAAATTAACCTTACTGGAAAGAATAAGATCTGATGTAAGAAGAGCTGATACAAATGGTGGTCTTTCGCGACTGGGGCGTGAAGGACGTGTTTCCGGTAATGATGCCATGACCACAGATATAATATCCCAAAGCGTTGATGGCGACGACTGGACTGGCGAAGCTCGTCGTCGCTCAACAAGCCAAATGGATAAACTGGCACATACGGAGTTCGATAAGGCGCTAACTATCGAGGCAGGTGCTGCCACTTTTTCAGAAACACAAAGCTCTTCGCCTTTTGATACAAATGAAACTGCAAGAGCTTCTGAATCTACGTCACTTGATGCTCGCAGTGCCGCTACAATGCTTGGCTTACCAACTTTCTAA
- the EFT1 gene encoding elongation factor 2 (similar to Saccharomyces cerevisiae EFT2 (YDR385W) and EFT1 (YOR133W); ancestral locus Anc_5.467), translating into MVAFTVDQMRSLMDKVTNVRNMSVIAHVDHGKSTLTDSLVQKAGIISAAKAGEARFMDTRKDEQERGITIKSTAISLFAEINDEDVKDIKQKSDGNSFLINLIDSPGHVDFSSEVTAALRVTDGALVVVDTVEGVCVQTETVLRQALGERIKPVVVINKVDRALLELQVTKEDLYQSFSRTVESVNVIISTYADEVLGDVQVYPSQGTVAFGSGLHGWAFTIRQFANRYGKKFGVDKSKMMERLWGDSYFNPKTKKWTNKETDASGKPLERAFNMFVLDPIFRLFAAIMNFKKDEIPVLLEKLEINLKGDEKELEGKALLKVVMKKFLPAADALLEMIVMHLPSPVTAQNYRAEQLYEGPSDDPFCLAIKKCDPNADLMLYVSKMVPTSDKGRFYAFGRVFAGTVKSGQKVRIQGPNYVPGKKDDLFLKAIQRVVLMMGSRTEPIDDCPAGNIVGLVGVDQFLLKTGTLTTNEAAHNMKVMKFSVSPVVQVAVEVKNANDLPKLVEGLKRLSKSDPCVLTYMSESGEHIVAGTGELHLEICLQDLENDHAGIPLKISPPVVAYRETVEGESSQVALSKSPNKHNRIYLKAEPIDEEVSLAIENGKINPRDDFKARARIMADEFNWDVTDARKIWCFGPDGNGPNLVVDQTKAVQYLHEIKDSVVAAFQWATKEGPIFGEQMRSVRVNILDVTLHADAIHRGGGQIIPTMRRATYAGFLLAEPKIQEPVFLVEIQCPEQAVGGIYSVLNKKRGQVVSEEQRPGTPLFTVKAYLPVNESFGFTGELRQATGGQAFPQMVFDHWATLGSDPLDPTTKAGEIVLAARKRHGMKEEVPGWQEYYDKL; encoded by the coding sequence ATGGTTGCTTTCACTGTTGACCAAATGCGTTCCCTGATGGACAAGGTTACCAATGTGCGTAACATGTCTGTTATTGCCCATGTCGATCATGGTAAATCTACCTTGACCGATTCCTTGGTCCAAAAGGCTGGTATCATTTCTGCTGCAAAGGCTGGTGAAGCCCGTTTCATGGATACCAGAAAGGACGAACAAGAAAGAGGTATTACTATCAAGTCTACCGCTATCTCTTTGTTTGCTGAAATCAATGATGAGGATGTCAAGGACATTAAGCAAAAGAGCGACGGTAACTCTTTCTTGATTAACTTGATCGATTCTCCAGGTCACGTTGATTTCTCTTCAGAAGTTACTGCCGCTTTGCGTGTTACCGATGGTGCTTTAGTTGTCGTCGACACTGTTGAAGGTGTCTGTGTGCAAACTGAAACCGTCTTGAGACAAGCTTTGGGTGAAAGAATCAAGcctgttgttgttattaACAAAGTTGACAGAGCTTTGTTGGAATTGCAAGTTACCAAGGAAGATTTGTACCAATCTTTCTCCAGAACTGTTGAATCCGTTAACGTCATTATCTCTACTTATGCTGATGAAGTTTTAGGTGATGTTCAAGTTTACCCATCTCAAGGTACCGTTGCTTTCGGTTCTGGTTTACATGGTTGGGCTTTCACCATCCGTCAATTCGCCAACAGATACGGTAAGAAATTCGGTGTTGACaaatcaaagatgatgGAAAGATTATGGGGTGACTCTTACTTCAACCCAAAGACCAAGAAATGGACTAACAAAGAAACTGATGCCTCTGGTAAGCCGTTGGAAAGAGCTTTCAATATGTTCGTCTTGGATCCAATCTTCAGATTATTCGCTGCTATCATGAACTTCAAGAAGGATGAAATTCCAGTTCTTTTGGAGAAATTGGAAATCAATTTGAAGGGTGacgaaaaagaattggaaggTAAAGCTTTGTTGAAGGTTGttatgaagaaatttttaccAGCTGCCGATGCTTTATTGGAAATGATCGTTATGCATTTGCCATCTCCAGTTACTGCTCAAAACTACAGAGCTGAACAACTATACGAAGGTCCTTCTGATGATCCATTCTGTTTGGCTATCAAGAAGTGTGATCCAAACGCTGATTTAATGTTGTACGTCTCTAAGATGGTTCCAACATCGGATAAGGGTAGATTCTACGCTTTCGGTAGAGTTTTCGCCGGTACCGTTAAATCTGGTCAAAAGGTCAGAATTCAAGGTCCAAACTATGTCCCAGGTAAGAAGGATgatttgttcttgaagGCTATTCAAAGAGTTGTTCTTATGATGGGTTCCAGAACTGAACCAATCGATGACTGTCCAGCTGGTAACATTGTTGGTCTAGTCGGTGTCGATCAATTCTTATTGAAGACTGGTACTTTAACCACCAACGAAGCTGCACACAACATGAAGGTCATGAAATTCTCTGTCTCCCCAGTTGTCCAAGTCGCTGTCGAAGTTAAAAATGCCAACGATCTACCAAAATTGGTTGAAGGTCTAAAGAGATTATCCAAATCTGATCCATGTGTTTTGACCTACATGTCCGAATCTGGTGAACATATTGTTGCTGGTACCGGTGAATTGCATTTGGAAATCTGTCTGCaagatttggaaaatgatCATGCCGGTATTCCATTGAAGATTTCTCCACCTGTTGTTGCCTACAGAGAAACAGTCGAAGGTGAATCTTCTCAAGTCGCTTTATCTAAATCTCCAAACAAGCATAACAGAATTTACTTAAAGGCCGAAccaattgatgaagaagtttctttggcaattgaaaatggtaaGATCAACCCAAGAGATGATTTCAAAGCAAGAGCTAGAATCATGGCTGATGAATTCAACTGGGATGTCACCGATGCCAGAAAGATTTGGTGTTTCGGCCCAGATGGTAATGGTCCAAATTTGGTTGTCGACCAAACCAAAGCCGTCCAATACTTGCACGAAATTAAAGAttctgttgttgctgctttCCAATGGGCTACAAAAGAGGGTCCAATTTTCGGTGAACAAATGAGATCTGTCAGAGTTAACATCTTAGATGTTACTTTACACGCCGATGCCATTCACAGAGGTGGTGGTCAAATCATTCCTACCATGAGAAGAGCTACTTACGCAGGTTTCTTGTTAGCTGAACCAAAGATTCAAGAACCAGTTTTCTTGGTCGAAATTCAATGTCCAGAACAAGCTGTCGGTGGTATTTACTCCGTCTTGAACAAGAAGAGAGGTCAAGTTGTCTCTGAAGAACAAAGACCAGGTACTCCATTATTCACTGTCAAGGCTTACTTGCCAGTCAACGAGTCTTTCGGTTTCACCGGTGAATTGAGACAAGCTACAGGTGGTCAAGCTTTCCCACAAATGGTGTTCGATCACTGGGCTACTCTAGGTAGTGATCCATTGGACCCAACCACTAAGGCTGGTGAAATTGTTCTTGCTGCTCGTAAGAGACACGGTATGAAGGAGGAAGTTCCAGGCTGGCAAGAATACTACGACAAATTATAA
- the CIN10 gene encoding Cin10p (similar to Saccharomyces cerevisiae YDR387C; ancestral locus Anc_5.469): MEQRREANVRSSYEVDEVYSDLYSTLSQVTSTTANDIEQLLFSFTWRTCFILLGATVGGLLFGYDTGVISGVLLSLKPQDISRSVITNFDKEIITSITCVGSFFGSALAIPMADKYGRKMTLAYCCIVFVLAALLMATSMTLTFLVFGRFIVGIAVGIAAQCVPVYMSEISPSNARGTILTLNSLAITGGQLISYIISFFFSSIDQSWRYLFGLSAIPALLFICLLDFIPESPRWLISFGSLTKAHESIKIIYPKATPRQIALKLKRLIIDINKMRRYQDVEEPLLRRSSCFFFRYNHSSNSLQLLEEPPTDPSNSEVFILPKNAGQRSTRRRIHRMEPRAKRALTVGCVLMFFQQITGFNAFMYYATIIFANLKVENPLIPAMAVAFTNFIFTFVALKLVDSVGRRSTLLCTVFIMIIGLLLSSVGFARTDTRLIITSLLIFVAAYASGMGAIPWSTVELLPLNRRSFGSGCISCVNWLTNAIVSMSYLSIMNRVGNEHTMMIFVFFAVLNWIFVYFFFPEVKGLSLEEIGKVFENGIDVHYVYRNYH; the protein is encoded by the coding sequence ATGGAGCAACGTCGGGAGGCTAATGTAAGGTCCTCTTATGAAGTTGATGAAGTTTACTCAGATTTATACTCTACATTGTCTCAGGTCACATCGACGACTGCCAATGACATCGAACAGTTACTCTTCTCCTTCACTTGGAGAACATGTTTCATCCTACTAGGAGCTACTGTGGGTGGGCTGCTATTTGGCTACGACACGGGCGTGATTTCTGGAGTACTTTTAAGTTTGAAACCGCAAGATATATCAAGATCTGTTATCAccaattttgataaagaaatcatAACCTCCATAACTTGTGTGGGCTCCTTCTTTGGATCTGCATTGGCTATTCCGATGGCGGACAAGTATGGCAGGAAAATGACATTAGCGTATTGTTGCATAGTATTCGTCCTAGCCGCACTATTGATGGCGACATCAATGACGCTCACATTTTTGGTCTTTGGGCGATTTATTGTTGGAATTGCTGTTGGAATTGCTGCTCAATGTGTTCCAGTATACATGAGTGAAATATCTCCCTCGAACGCTCGTGGAACTATACTTACGCTGAACTCATTAGCCATCACGGGAGGACAATTAATTTCTTACattatttcctttttcttttcaagtATAGATCAGTCGTGGAGGTACCTATTTGGATTATCTGCAATTCCAGCTCTGCTCTTCATATGTCTGCTGGATTTCATACCGGAATCGCCAAGATGGCTGATTTCATTTGGTAGTTTGACAAAAGCTCATGAATCGATAAAAATTATTTATCCAAAAGCAACACCTCGACAAATAgcattgaaattgaaaagacttattattgatatcaataagATGCGGAGGTATCAAGATGTGGAGGAGCCACTTTTACGACGTTCTTcatgttttttctttagaTACAAccattcttcaaattcgtTACAACTCTTAGAAGAACCACCTACGGATCCTTCAAATTCGGAGGTCTTCATCTTACCAAAGAACGCGGGTCAAAGAAGTACTCGTAGGCGCATTCACAGAATGGAACCACGAGCAAAAAGAGCACTAACTGTTGGATGCgttttgatgttttttcaGCAGATTACAGGATTTAATGCATTTATGTACTACGCTACAATTATTTTCGCGAACCTTAAAGTCGAGAATCCATTGATTCCCGCAATGGCAGTTGCCTTTActaatttcattttcacaTTCGTTGCATTAAAACTTGTGGATTCGGTCGGAAGAAGGAGTACACTTCTTTGTACAGTTTTCATTATGATTATAGGACTTTTACTAAGTAGTGTTGGATTTGCAAGAACTGATACAAGGCTCATAATAACATCACTTTTAATATTTGTGGCAGCCTATGCTTCAGGAATGGGGGCAATACCGTGGAGCACTGTTGAACTGCTTCCTTTGAATAGAAGATCATTTGGTAGCGGATGCATATCATGTGTTAACTGGCTAACTAATGCTATTGTGTCTATGTcatatctttcaattaTGAATAGAGTTGGAAATGAACATACAATGATGATATTTGTCTTCTTTGCTGTTCTCAACTGGATATTCgtatattttttctttccagaAGTTAAAGGACTTTCTCTGGAGGAGATCGgcaaagtttttgaaaatggtatCGACGTCCATTACGTCTATAGAAACTATCATTGA